One window of Opisthocomus hoazin isolate bOpiHoa1 chromosome 15, bOpiHoa1.hap1, whole genome shotgun sequence genomic DNA carries:
- the METTL22 gene encoding methyltransferase-like protein 22, with protein sequence MVEVTEKQMDNLTFRSDTVLSDVHLHCPNKRHLMVRLNAVGQPVFLSYFKLLWNTEDSASEKHAGEATIEREPQCRSGDELYDEDRSNLKKERELNSEGVEALLDDDGDLEVVRRPRSASDLEAEDLVRDRVYPVILMKGEEDAFEDEEEECTCSDVVKIEHTMATPLEDVGKQVWRAAFLLADYILFKRDTFRCCSVLELGGGTGITSIIVGTVAKRVYCTDAGEDLLAMCEKNVALNKHLMEPGGGDIKVKELDWLKDEFCTDRAAPYSWSEEEIADLHDHCTVIMASDVFYDDDLTDALFRTLYRITHNLRNSCTVYLAIEKRLNFTLRHMDVTCEAYSHFRNTLNDLENLQDRKMKYSVEPIKLDFCQFLIYERIEQLELWKIIAEQLS encoded by the exons ATGGTAGAGGTAACAGAGAAGCAGATGGATAACCTCACGTTCAGAAGTGACACTGTACTTTCTGATGTTCACTTACACTGTCCAAACAAAAGACATCTCATGGTACGACTGAATGCAGTAGGACAACCAG TATTCCTGTCATATTTCAAACTCCTTTGGAACACAGAAGATTCTGCATCTGAGAAACATGCGGGAGAAGCTACAATAGAAAGAGAACCCCAGTGCAGAAGTGGAGATGAATTGTATGACGAGGACAGGAGTaatctaaaaaaagaaagagaattaaATAGTGAAGGAGTAGAAGCTCTGCTAGATGATGACGGAGACTTGGAAGTGGTCAGAAGACCTCGAAGCGCCTCTGATTTAGAAGCAGAGGATCTTGTGAGGGATAGAGTGTATCCTGTGATTCTGATGAAAGGGGAAGAAGATGCttttgaagatgaagaagaagaatGCACTTGCAGTGATGTTGTTAAAATAG aacatACTATGGCAACCCCCTTAGAAGATGTTGGTAAACAA GTCTGGCGTGCAGCCTTTCTTCTTGCTGATTACATTCTGTTTAAACGGGACACGTTCAGGTGTTGCTCGGTGCTAGAGCTTGGAGGTGGCACTGGAATTACAAGCATTATTGTGGGAACAGTTGCCAAGAGAGTTTATTGCACAG ACGCTGGTGAAGATCTTCTGGCCATGTGTGAGAAAAATGTTGCATTAAACAAACACCTGATGGAGCCAGGAG GAGGGGACATTAAAGTAAAAGAACTGGACTGGCTGAAAGATGAATTCTGCACTG ATCGTGCAGCTCCTTATAGCTGGTCTGAAGAAGAGATTGCTGATTTGCATGACCACTGCACTGTGATAATGGCATCTGATG TGTTCTATGATGATGACCTGACAGATGCATTGTTCAGAACGCTGTATAGAATCACACACAACTTGAGAAATTCTTGCACAGTTTACCTAGCAATAGAAAAGAG GCTGAACTTCACTTTGAGACATATGGATGTTACATGTGAAGCCTACAGTCATTTTAGAAATACTCTAAATGATTTGGAGAACCTCCAGgatagaaaaatgaaatattctgtggAGCCCATTAAGCTTGATTTCTGCCAGTTTCTCATTTATGAACGAATTGAGCAGTTG GAATTGTGGAAGATCATTGCTGAACAGCTATCATGA